In Halobaculum limi, one DNA window encodes the following:
- a CDS encoding mandelate racemase/muconate lactonizing enzyme family protein, producing the protein MEITEVESVPISIPLSEPVSFATRTVEHRDHAVTFVRTEDGYEGVGYTLGYDGAGLIADAVEELLAPMLVGQNPHHTTDLWQRMFEGTYQIGRKGLLLRAIATIDIALWDIRAKAAGLPLHEFIGAARESVPAYASGGYYRGEGVDGLREEMETYLDRGHVAVKMKVGRRSLETEEKRVAAAREVLGPERTLMLDANGAWTDTGEALRACRRFAPYDPYFIEEPVKADSVELMARVREGLDYPLAAGELEFSRYGFAELLRAGAVDVVQPDATVCGGITEWLRVAHTAASHDIPVVPHYNPHLHAHLVASVENGGMVEYFYRDRDIKVFDDLIVNPPTPEDGKLTPRGPGHGVRIDRSALAEFRTDGGD; encoded by the coding sequence GTGGAGATAACGGAGGTCGAGAGCGTCCCTATCTCCATCCCGCTGTCAGAGCCTGTGTCGTTCGCCACCCGGACGGTCGAACACCGCGACCACGCGGTCACGTTCGTTCGCACGGAAGACGGCTACGAGGGGGTCGGCTACACGCTCGGCTACGACGGCGCGGGCCTCATCGCCGACGCCGTCGAGGAGTTGCTCGCACCGATGTTGGTCGGGCAGAACCCCCACCACACGACCGATCTGTGGCAGCGGATGTTCGAGGGAACCTATCAGATCGGTCGCAAGGGCCTGCTCTTGCGGGCCATCGCGACCATCGATATCGCGCTGTGGGACATCCGCGCGAAGGCCGCCGGCCTGCCGCTCCACGAGTTCATCGGCGCGGCCCGCGAGTCGGTGCCGGCGTACGCCAGCGGCGGCTACTACCGCGGTGAGGGCGTCGACGGTCTCCGCGAGGAGATGGAGACGTACCTCGACCGCGGCCACGTCGCGGTGAAGATGAAGGTCGGCCGCCGGTCGCTGGAGACGGAGGAGAAACGGGTCGCCGCCGCTCGCGAGGTGCTCGGCCCTGAACGGACGCTGATGCTCGACGCCAACGGCGCGTGGACCGACACTGGCGAGGCGTTGCGTGCCTGTCGCCGCTTCGCGCCGTACGACCCGTACTTCATCGAGGAACCGGTGAAAGCCGACAGCGTCGAACTGATGGCTCGCGTGCGTGAGGGGCTGGACTACCCGCTCGCGGCGGGCGAGTTGGAGTTCTCGCGGTACGGCTTCGCGGAGTTGCTCCGGGCGGGCGCGGTCGACGTGGTCCAACCCGACGCGACCGTTTGCGGCGGCATCACCGAGTGGCTACGCGTCGCCCACACCGCCGCCTCGCACGACATCCCCGTCGTCCCGCACTACAACCCCCACCTCCACGCGCACCTCGTCGCCAGCGTCGAGAACGGCGGGATGGTGGAGTACTTCTACCGCGACCGGGACATCAAGGTGTTCGACGACCTGATAGTGAATCCGCCGACGCCCGAAGACGGCAAACTCACTCCACGCGGACCGGGCCACGGCGTCCGTATCGATCGCTCGGCGCTCGCTGAGTTCCGCACGGACGGGGGTGACTGA
- a CDS encoding mandelate racemase/muconate lactonizing enzyme family protein, whose product MRDYSLPDTHRAPERDVTITGVDTAVIRGNFDWNLVRVHTDAGVSGLGEAYRGGAIADIVAYVEETLVGENPLDVERLFRLIVQETSGHGGTTGKVVTAASGIEIALWDLAGKLLGLPTYQLLGGKYRDEVRLYVDLHAGESYAVAHGATDYADDAAYQADAYAERATEALELGYDAMKFDLDAPADNDPEPTNGRLSPTHIEAKREVVAGVMDAVDGRAEVAFDCHWDYELGSGKRLARALEPYPIMWLEDVLPPESMDAQRELARSTSTPLATGENRFRVHEFTQLLADCSVDVVTPDPATVGGLAEAKAIANRAEERYLTFAPHNVCSPVGTAAMVHLCAAVPNASYLEYHALDVDWWEDLLDRDDPFIEDGRIAVSEAPGHGVELDESVARDHAVSHTDGFFTEGDS is encoded by the coding sequence ATGCGCGACTACTCGCTGCCAGACACCCACCGTGCGCCCGAACGCGACGTGACCATCACCGGCGTCGACACCGCAGTGATCCGGGGCAACTTCGACTGGAACCTCGTACGCGTCCACACCGACGCGGGCGTCTCGGGACTCGGTGAGGCGTACCGCGGCGGCGCCATCGCGGACATCGTCGCGTACGTCGAGGAGACGCTCGTCGGCGAGAACCCCCTCGACGTGGAGCGGTTGTTCCGCCTCATCGTGCAGGAGACGTCGGGCCACGGCGGAACGACGGGGAAGGTCGTCACCGCCGCCTCCGGCATCGAAATCGCGCTGTGGGACCTCGCGGGCAAACTGCTCGGCTTGCCCACCTACCAACTGCTCGGCGGGAAGTACCGCGACGAGGTGCGCCTGTACGTCGACCTGCACGCCGGAGAGTCGTACGCCGTCGCCCACGGCGCGACCGACTACGCCGACGACGCGGCGTATCAGGCGGACGCCTACGCCGAGCGAGCAACCGAGGCGCTGGAGTTGGGTTACGACGCGATGAAGTTCGACCTCGACGCGCCCGCCGACAACGACCCGGAACCGACGAACGGCCGCCTCTCCCCCACGCACATCGAGGCGAAACGCGAGGTCGTCGCCGGCGTGATGGACGCCGTCGACGGCCGCGCGGAGGTGGCGTTCGACTGCCACTGGGACTACGAGTTGGGGTCGGGCAAGCGTCTCGCGCGAGCGCTGGAGCCGTATCCGATCATGTGGCTCGAAGACGTGTTGCCGCCCGAGAGTATGGACGCCCAACGCGAACTCGCGCGGTCGACGTCGACGCCGCTGGCGACCGGTGAGAATCGCTTCCGCGTCCACGAGTTCACCCAACTGCTCGCGGACTGCTCCGTCGACGTGGTGACGCCCGACCCGGCGACGGTCGGCGGCCTCGCGGAGGCGAAAGCCATCGCTAACCGCGCGGAGGAACGCTACCTCACGTTCGCCCCGCACAACGTCTGCTCGCCCGTCGGGACGGCCGCGATGGTCCACCTGTGTGCGGCGGTGCCCAACGCGAGTTACCTGGAGTACCACGCACTCGACGTCGACTGGTGGGAGGACCTCCTCGACCGCGACGACCCCTTCATCGAGGACGGTCGCATCGCCGTCTCCGAGGCGCCGGGGCACGGCGTCGAACTGGACGAATCGGTCGCCCGCGACCACGCCGTCTCACACACGGACGGCTTCTTCACGGAGGGCGACTCGTGA
- a CDS encoding aspartate dehydrogenase domain-containing protein, giving the protein MSHAPDSATARIAVVGTGRIGRYLIDRAAAAEDIDLVGVLVREKKSFVDDDVQLTDPADLVALDPDLVVEAGTPGVLVDYAEAMLAAGDVMALSGSAFADREDEAHIVAASEASGNAVYLPHAALFGVDGLVDARGELESVHIEARKDPAHLDFEYADDAPEFDPDAGEEVLYEGPTRGLCRRFPRNFNSHATVALSGLGLDDTTSTLIADPSAETAYHEITATGDGFELVAVRDSAIEGVTGDYTLVSTWGSIRRVLATGGGLRFI; this is encoded by the coding sequence GTGAGCCACGCACCCGACTCGGCGACCGCCCGAATCGCGGTCGTCGGGACTGGTCGCATCGGTCGCTACCTCATCGACCGCGCGGCCGCGGCCGAGGATATCGACCTCGTCGGCGTCCTCGTCCGCGAGAAGAAGTCGTTCGTCGACGACGACGTCCAACTGACCGACCCCGCGGACCTCGTCGCTCTCGACCCGGACTTGGTCGTCGAGGCGGGGACGCCGGGCGTCCTCGTCGACTACGCCGAGGCGATGCTCGCAGCGGGCGACGTGATGGCGCTGTCGGGGTCGGCGTTCGCTGACCGCGAGGACGAAGCCCACATCGTCGCCGCCTCAGAAGCCAGCGGGAACGCCGTCTACCTGCCGCACGCGGCGCTGTTCGGCGTCGACGGCCTCGTCGATGCACGCGGCGAACTGGAGTCGGTCCACATCGAGGCCAGAAAAGACCCCGCGCACCTCGACTTCGAGTACGCCGACGATGCCCCGGAGTTCGACCCGGACGCCGGCGAGGAAGTGCTGTACGAGGGGCCGACGCGGGGGCTGTGTCGGCGCTTCCCGCGCAACTTCAACTCCCACGCGACGGTCGCGCTGTCGGGACTGGGTCTCGACGACACTACCTCGACGCTCATCGCGGACCCGAGCGCCGAGACGGCATACCACGAGATAACGGCGACCGGCGACGGATTCGAGTTGGTCGCCGTCCGCGACAGCGCCATCGAGGGCGTCACCGGCGACTACACGCTCGTGTCGACGTGGGGATCGATCCGACGGGTGTTGGCGACCGGCGGTGGACTGCGGTTCATCTAA
- the lpdA gene encoding dihydrolipoyl dehydrogenase has translation MVVGDISTGTDVAVIGAGPGGYVAAIRAAQQGLDTTLIEKDAYGGACLNHGCIPSKAFIHGADVAHEAANAEELGIYADPAVDMERMQRWKSGVVDRLTGGVEKLCKANGVNLVEGTATFDDENKIRVAHGGDGQGSESIEFDHAIVATGSRPIQIPGFEFDGDHVLSSRDLLGMESIPESLVVVGAGYIGMELSTMLAKLGTDVTVVEMLDDVLPGYEEDIQRIVRKRAEELGVEFHFGEGASEWEETADGRVAVATETEDGDGSEYVADKVMVAVGRTPVTDTLELENAGVETTENGFVETDHQARTNVDSIFAVGDVAGEPMLAHKASKEGIVAAEVAAGEPAALDYQAVPAAVFTEPEIGTVGLTETEAEEQGFTPLVGQMPFNASGRALTTGHTEGFVRIVADEETGFVLGGQIVGPEASELIAELALAVEMGATLEDVAATIHTHPTLAEATMEAAENAMGQAIHTLNR, from the coding sequence ATGGTTGTCGGAGACATCTCGACGGGAACGGACGTGGCGGTCATCGGCGCGGGCCCCGGTGGCTACGTCGCCGCCATCCGCGCGGCACAACAGGGACTCGACACGACGCTCATCGAGAAAGACGCCTACGGGGGCGCCTGCCTGAATCACGGCTGTATCCCCTCGAAGGCGTTCATCCACGGCGCGGACGTCGCCCACGAGGCGGCCAACGCGGAGGAACTGGGCATCTACGCCGACCCCGCCGTCGATATGGAGCGGATGCAGCGGTGGAAAAGCGGCGTCGTCGACCGCCTCACGGGCGGCGTCGAGAAACTCTGTAAGGCCAACGGCGTCAACCTCGTCGAGGGGACGGCGACGTTCGACGACGAGAACAAGATCCGCGTCGCCCACGGCGGCGACGGACAGGGTAGCGAGTCCATCGAGTTCGACCACGCCATCGTCGCAACCGGGTCGCGACCGATCCAGATCCCCGGCTTCGAGTTCGACGGCGACCACGTCCTCTCCTCGCGGGACCTCCTCGGAATGGAGTCTATCCCCGAGAGCCTCGTCGTCGTCGGCGCGGGCTACATCGGGATGGAACTGTCCACGATGTTGGCGAAACTCGGGACCGACGTGACCGTGGTCGAGATGCTCGACGACGTCCTCCCCGGCTACGAAGAGGACATCCAGCGTATCGTCCGCAAACGCGCCGAGGAACTGGGCGTCGAGTTCCACTTCGGCGAGGGTGCGAGTGAGTGGGAGGAGACCGCCGACGGCCGCGTCGCGGTCGCCACCGAGACGGAGGACGGCGACGGCTCCGAGTACGTCGCCGACAAGGTGATGGTCGCCGTCGGCCGCACGCCCGTCACCGACACGCTCGAACTGGAGAACGCGGGCGTCGAGACCACCGAGAACGGCTTCGTCGAGACGGACCACCAGGCGCGCACGAACGTCGACTCTATCTTCGCCGTCGGCGACGTCGCCGGCGAACCGATGCTCGCACACAAGGCGAGCAAAGAGGGCATCGTGGCCGCCGAGGTCGCCGCGGGCGAACCCGCCGCCCTCGACTATCAGGCCGTCCCGGCCGCCGTGTTCACCGAACCGGAGATCGGCACAGTCGGCCTCACCGAGACCGAGGCGGAGGAACAGGGCTTCACCCCGCTCGTCGGACAGATGCCGTTCAACGCCTCCGGGCGGGCGCTCACCACCGGCCACACTGAGGGCTTCGTCCGCATCGTCGCCGACGAGGAGACCGGCTTCGTGCTTGGCGGGCAGATCGTCGGCCCCGAGGCCTCGGAACTGATCGCGGAACTCGCGCTGGCCGTCGAGATGGGCGCGACGCTGGAAGACGTCGCTGCGACCATCCACACCCACCCGACGCTCGCGGAGGCGACGATGGAGGCCGCCGAGAACGCGATGGGGCAGGCGATCCACACGCTGAATCGGTAA
- a CDS encoding ABC transporter ATP-binding protein: MSDDADDHGDFSTIRESVDGNPMSGLLRYCLPYWPRLSVGLAAAITTRLARLLPSLLVAAAIDRVILGSGEAGLLSQAGLLPAATIAGEAARLAFLQRLVVIAALAYLIRSVTRFASRYLFQSTAQKVQRDLRNDTYDHMQHLSLGFFADHQTGAMMSVLNQDVNRLEQFLNTEIRQGIRVIATVGGIAAIMAYYSPKLALVALAPVPIIGLASGRFLTWIEPKYRGIRETVSRLNSRLENNIGGARVIKAFNRHDFEFDRVAAQSERYHDEKVEAIKARRAFFSGLRLLTGVVFVAILWIAGSDIIRYGLGNTDPATLTAGSVALFFLLLRRLYSPMRRVGKTANKYQLAKSSAERVFGLLGYDPAVTSPANPYVPESVDGRVTFDEVRFGYTDEETVIDGVDLDVDPGETVGLAGTTGAGKSTLLKLIPRFYDVDEGAVEVDGVDVREYDLRALREHIGIVEQNPYMFSGTAAENIGYGDLSALDDGDAEDDAGGDATTDDGPSDRIVRAAKAAEAHQFITDLPNGYDTQIGERGVKLSGGQRQRIAIARALLNDPEIIVLDEATSDVDTETEELIQQSLRRLTADRTAFVIAHRLSTIQDADRVVVMGEGQIREQGSHADLVAQDGDYADLWAKQAGGEEEESLAAADD; encoded by the coding sequence ATGAGCGACGACGCCGACGACCACGGCGACTTTTCGACGATCCGTGAGTCCGTCGACGGCAACCCGATGAGCGGGTTGCTCCGGTACTGCCTGCCGTACTGGCCACGGCTGTCGGTCGGACTCGCGGCCGCCATCACGACTCGCCTCGCACGCCTGCTTCCTTCGCTGCTCGTCGCGGCGGCCATCGACCGCGTCATCCTCGGGAGCGGCGAGGCGGGCCTGCTCTCGCAGGCGGGCCTGCTCCCCGCCGCGACCATCGCCGGCGAGGCGGCGCGACTCGCGTTCCTCCAGCGGCTCGTCGTCATCGCGGCGTTGGCGTACCTCATTCGGTCGGTGACGCGATTCGCCTCGCGGTACCTGTTCCAATCGACGGCCCAGAAGGTGCAACGCGACCTCCGCAACGACACCTACGACCATATGCAACACCTCTCGCTGGGCTTCTTCGCCGACCACCAGACCGGCGCGATGATGTCCGTGCTGAACCAGGACGTCAACCGCTTGGAGCAGTTCCTCAACACCGAAATTCGGCAGGGAATTCGCGTCATCGCGACCGTCGGCGGCATCGCGGCGATTATGGCGTACTACTCGCCGAAACTCGCGCTCGTCGCCCTCGCGCCCGTCCCGATCATCGGCCTCGCGTCGGGTCGCTTCCTCACCTGGATCGAACCGAAGTACCGCGGTATCCGCGAGACGGTCTCTCGACTCAACTCTCGGCTGGAGAACAACATCGGCGGCGCACGGGTCATCAAGGCGTTCAACCGCCACGACTTCGAGTTCGACCGCGTCGCCGCCCAGTCCGAACGCTACCACGACGAGAAGGTGGAGGCGATCAAGGCCCGACGGGCGTTCTTCTCGGGCCTGCGTCTGCTCACTGGCGTCGTCTTCGTCGCTATCCTCTGGATCGCCGGCAGCGACATCATCCGCTACGGCCTCGGAAACACCGACCCCGCGACGCTCACCGCCGGGTCGGTCGCGCTCTTCTTCCTCCTGCTTCGCCGCCTCTACTCGCCGATGCGCCGCGTCGGCAAGACCGCAAACAAGTACCAACTCGCCAAATCCAGCGCCGAACGCGTGTTCGGCCTCCTCGGCTACGATCCCGCGGTTACCTCGCCCGCGAACCCGTACGTCCCCGAGTCGGTCGACGGTCGGGTGACGTTCGACGAGGTCCGCTTCGGCTACACCGACGAGGAGACGGTCATCGACGGCGTCGACCTCGACGTCGACCCGGGCGAGACGGTCGGCCTCGCGGGGACGACTGGTGCGGGCAAGTCCACCCTGCTGAAACTCATCCCGCGCTTCTACGATGTGGACGAGGGTGCCGTCGAAGTGGACGGCGTCGACGTGCGCGAGTACGACCTCCGCGCCCTCCGCGAGCACATCGGCATCGTCGAGCAGAACCCGTACATGTTCTCGGGGACGGCCGCCGAGAACATCGGCTACGGCGACCTCTCGGCGCTCGATGACGGCGATGCCGAAGACGACGCGGGCGGTGACGCTACCACCGACGACGGCCCCAGCGACCGCATCGTCCGGGCGGCGAAGGCGGCGGAGGCCCACCAGTTCATCACCGACCTGCCGAACGGCTACGACACCCAGATCGGCGAACGCGGCGTGAAACTGTCGGGCGGCCAGCGCCAGCGTATCGCTATCGCCCGCGCCCTCCTCAACGATCCGGAGATAATCGTCCTTGACGAGGCGACCTCCGACGTGGACACCGAGACGGAAGAACTCATCCAGCAGAGCCTCCGCCGTCTCACTGCCGACCGCACGGCGTTCGTCATCGCCCACCGCCTGTCGACCATCCAAGACGCCGACCGGGTGGTGGTGATGGGCGAGGGACAGATCCGCGAGCAGGGGAGCCACGCAGACCTCGTCGCTCAGGACGGCGACTACGCCGACCTGTGGGCGAAGCAGGCGGGAGGCGAGGAGGAGGAGTCGCTGGCGGCCGCCGACGACTGA
- a CDS encoding cytochrome P450, whose translation MSTRPPGPRGEPLFGNGRRYSRDPFSFMTDVADAYGDVIRLDLGPRETYMLTNPRDIERVLVSEWSAFGKPNLDDAIDDLLGDGLLMSEGDRWQQQRDLANPAFHARRITGLDDAIVGHTTEAMAEWSDGDQIDVQLELARLTVRIIVTAMFGTDIDQETVKTVQEHLEPLGQRFEPNPMRAIIPNWAPTRENREFHDAVATLEDVIDDLVARRKGTEETAPDPAGDAVDSPMPMDLLSILLRAKNAGQQTDQDLRDELMTMLLAGHDTTALALTYTFYLLSQHPEAKARFQQEVDALDGDPTAADVRELTYTDHVLSEAMRLYPPVYTLFRESKVDTRIAGYRVPEGSLLMLPQWVVHRSDRWYDAPETFDPDRWNPERARERPRFAYFPFGAGPRHCIGKQFSLLEAKLILATVGRAFDFEYEGPDLDLRGSLTMHPNHPVPLRLSER comes from the coding sequence ATGAGTACGCGACCACCGGGTCCACGCGGCGAACCGCTGTTCGGCAACGGCCGGCGGTACTCCCGTGACCCCTTCTCGTTCATGACCGACGTGGCCGACGCCTACGGCGACGTGATTCGGTTGGACCTGGGCCCCCGCGAGACGTACATGCTGACGAACCCCCGCGACATCGAACGGGTGCTCGTCTCGGAGTGGTCGGCGTTCGGCAAGCCCAACCTTGACGATGCCATCGACGACCTGCTCGGCGACGGCCTCCTGATGAGCGAGGGCGACCGCTGGCAACAGCAGCGCGACCTGGCGAACCCTGCGTTCCACGCCCGGCGGATCACGGGCCTCGACGACGCCATCGTCGGCCACACGACCGAGGCGATGGCAGAGTGGAGCGACGGCGATCAGATCGACGTGCAACTGGAACTCGCACGTCTCACCGTCCGCATCATCGTCACCGCGATGTTCGGCACGGATATCGACCAGGAGACGGTGAAGACGGTGCAAGAGCACCTCGAACCGCTCGGCCAGCGGTTCGAACCCAATCCGATGCGGGCGATCATTCCCAACTGGGCCCCGACGCGAGAGAACCGCGAGTTCCACGACGCCGTCGCGACGCTGGAGGACGTCATCGACGACCTCGTCGCACGCCGAAAGGGGACCGAGGAGACCGCACCCGACCCCGCAGGCGACGCCGTCGACTCGCCGATGCCGATGGACCTGCTCTCCATCCTCCTGCGGGCGAAGAATGCGGGCCAACAGACCGACCAGGACCTCCGCGACGAACTGATGACGATGCTGCTGGCGGGCCACGACACGACGGCGCTCGCGCTCACGTACACGTTCTACCTGCTCTCCCAGCACCCCGAGGCGAAAGCGCGGTTCCAGCAGGAAGTGGACGCCCTCGACGGCGATCCGACCGCCGCCGACGTGCGCGAGTTGACCTACACCGACCACGTGCTCTCGGAGGCGATGCGACTGTACCCACCTGTCTACACGCTGTTCCGCGAGTCGAAAGTCGACACTCGAATCGCGGGCTACCGCGTTCCCGAAGGGTCGCTGCTTATGCTCCCGCAGTGGGTCGTCCACCGCTCGGACCGCTGGTACGACGCCCCCGAGACGTTCGACCCGGACCGCTGGAACCCCGAACGTGCCCGCGAGCGCCCCCGGTTCGCATACTTCCCGTTCGGCGCGGGGCCGCGACACTGCATCGGCAAGCAGTTCTCGCTGTTGGAGGCGAAACTCATCCTCGCGACCGTCGGCCGCGCGTTCGACTTCGAGTACGAGGGGCCCGACCTGGATCTGCGCGGGTCACTGACGATGCACCCGAACCACCCGGTGCCGCTCCGCCTCTCCGAGCGATAA
- a CDS encoding 2'-5' RNA ligase family protein yields the protein MYSVNVPVPWAVERLAASLEPDLADFASVRDRHTLVVKRLDGRDLNDLHRIRERLRPALRGVAPFDLRVTGVDAFENPPLGEGPVVYLAVEAVDADGNAGETADAGGVRGRDPLRAVHDSLVREFGRVDGLEGAEYVPHVTLARGYEGHGDALAAVERLRDRGVEEVRWTVDELGVWTREYKEIAARVPLRG from the coding sequence GTGTACAGCGTCAACGTGCCCGTCCCGTGGGCCGTCGAACGACTGGCGGCGTCGCTGGAACCGGACCTCGCCGACTTCGCGTCGGTCCGCGACCGCCACACGCTCGTCGTGAAGCGCCTCGACGGCCGCGACCTGAACGACCTCCACCGCATCCGCGAGCGACTCCGCCCCGCCCTCCGCGGGGTCGCGCCGTTCGACCTCCGGGTGACCGGCGTCGACGCCTTCGAGAATCCGCCGCTCGGTGAGGGGCCGGTCGTCTATCTCGCGGTCGAGGCGGTCGACGCCGACGGCAACGCGGGGGAGACGGCCGACGCGGGCGGCGTCCGCGGGCGCGACCCGCTTCGGGCGGTCCACGACTCGCTCGTCCGCGAGTTCGGGCGCGTCGACGGCTTGGAGGGGGCCGAGTACGTGCCACACGTCACACTCGCTCGCGGCTACGAGGGCCACGGCGACGCACTAGCCGCCGTCGAACGACTGCGCGACCGCGGCGTCGAGGAGGTGCGCTGGACGGTCGACGAACTCGGCGTGTGGACCCGCGAGTACAAAGAGATCGCCGCACGCGTTCCGCTTCGCGGCTGA
- a CDS encoding DUF7554 family protein — protein sequence MEVEDLLKLVLVLVVIWIVLEIVFEVVGFALGILGALDGLIGVLVVILIVLWLTDRI from the coding sequence ATGGAGGTCGAAGACCTGCTCAAACTGGTGCTCGTGTTGGTCGTGATCTGGATCGTCCTCGAGATCGTGTTCGAGGTCGTCGGGTTCGCGCTGGGCATCCTCGGTGCACTCGACGGACTCATCGGCGTACTCGTCGTGATCCTGATCGTCTTGTGGCTGACCGACCGTATCTGA
- a CDS encoding helix-turn-helix transcriptional regulator, producing MRHPAAAATLALVLALAGAAPALAGAVAAPSPADAPVTAATTSNAVTDAPRDIGDAFAQTGDIEADRVVLRATLQPDGDAQWRIAYRIELTDQNTTDAFESLQSDIRANSSAYVSRFESRMTTTVGAAENATGREMQASNFSVTAQRNPFPTSNDYGVVAYTFTWEGFAATQGNRLVAGDALAGLFLDSGTVLTVAWPDDYEVRSVTPEADEPSETAVTWRGERNFGPDQPRVTVAPASALPFRPAYIAAAAVLLLGIGAATVLRRRGDLPIGDDDATTLAEEPPGGAAGTAADGATADNADGDSAADVDGGAAAGDASEDGTADADDGAVAAGTGSDGEDTDEADAAGGAEEDDTTPPEELLSPHERVVRLVEDNGGRMKQADVTEALDWSAARTSQVVGDLRDDGTIESFRLGRENVLRLPEADDDPHPGDPHAEDTESGDAADDDADAGGR from the coding sequence ATGCGACACCCCGCCGCCGCGGCCACGCTCGCGCTGGTGCTGGCGCTCGCTGGCGCCGCTCCAGCGCTCGCTGGCGCGGTCGCCGCCCCGTCGCCGGCGGACGCGCCGGTGACGGCGGCGACGACGTCGAACGCGGTGACGGACGCTCCTCGCGACATCGGTGACGCCTTCGCACAGACCGGCGACATCGAGGCTGACCGGGTGGTCCTCCGAGCGACGCTCCAACCCGACGGCGACGCGCAGTGGCGCATCGCCTATCGGATCGAGTTGACCGACCAGAACACGACCGACGCGTTCGAGAGCCTGCAGTCGGACATCCGCGCAAACTCCTCGGCGTACGTCTCGCGGTTCGAGTCGCGGATGACCACCACCGTCGGCGCCGCCGAGAACGCGACCGGCCGCGAGATGCAAGCGAGCAACTTCTCGGTGACCGCCCAGCGCAACCCCTTCCCGACGAGCAACGACTACGGCGTCGTCGCCTACACGTTCACGTGGGAGGGATTCGCCGCCACACAGGGGAACCGCCTCGTCGCTGGCGACGCCCTCGCGGGCCTGTTCCTCGACTCCGGCACCGTCCTCACGGTCGCGTGGCCCGACGACTACGAGGTACGCTCGGTCACGCCCGAGGCAGACGAGCCCTCCGAGACCGCCGTGACGTGGCGCGGCGAACGCAACTTCGGCCCCGACCAGCCTCGCGTGACGGTCGCACCCGCGTCCGCGCTCCCGTTCCGCCCCGCATACATCGCCGCCGCGGCCGTCCTCTTGCTCGGCATCGGTGCGGCGACCGTCCTCCGGCGGCGCGGCGACCTCCCGATCGGTGACGACGACGCGACGACGCTCGCTGAGGAACCACCCGGAGGCGCCGCTGGCACCGCGGCCGACGGAGCGACCGCCGACAACGCGGACGGCGACAGCGCCGCCGACGTGGATGGTGGTGCGGCCGCCGGCGACGCGAGCGAGGACGGGACCGCTGACGCTGACGACGGCGCGGTCGCCGCCGGTACCGGGAGTGACGGGGAAGATACCGACGAGGCCGACGCCGCTGGCGGCGCCGAGGAAGACGACACGACCCCGCCGGAGGAACTGCTCAGCCCGCACGAACGTGTCGTCCGTCTCGTCGAGGACAACGGTGGGCGGATGAAGCAGGCGGACGTGACGGAAGCGCTCGACTGGAGCGCCGCCCGCACCAGCCAGGTCGTCGGCGACCTCCGTGACGACGGCACCATCGAGAGTTTCCGACTGGGTCGCGAGAACGTCTTGCGCCTCCCCGAAGCCGACGACGACCCCCATCCGGGCGACCCGCACGCCGAGGACACTGAGAGTGGTGACGCCGCTGACGACGACGCCGACGCAGGCGGGCGCTAA